The DNA region CGCGACGATGAAGTACGTGCCGTGTACGTGGAGATCGAACGGAATCGCGGCGAGGAAGATGCCGGTGATGCCGCCGAGCGTGAAGAGGCCGACGAACCCGATCGCAAAGAGCATGGCGGTCGTGAAGTGGATCTTGCCGCCCCAGAGCGTCGCCGTCCACGAGAAGATCTTGATCCCGGTCGGCACGCCGATCACGAACGTGATGATCATGAAGGGCAACTGCAAGAACGGCGCGAGCCCCGACGTGAACATGTGGTGCGCCCAGACCATGAAGCCGGCGAGCGCGATCGCCATGGACGAGAAGGCGATGAGCTTGTAGCCGAAGATCGGCTTGCGCGAGAAGGTCGGCAGCACTTCCGAGATGATGCCGAACGCCGGAAGGATCATGATGTAGACGGCGGGATGCGAGTAGAACCAGAACATGTGCTGCCACATTACCGGGCTGCCGCCTTTGCTCGGGTCGAAGAACGGCACGCCGAACTGGCGCTCGATGAAGAGCGCGGCGAGCGCCGCGGCGAGCGCGGTCGTCGCGATCATCAGCAGCGGCGCGGTCGCGAACTGGCCCCACACGAAGAGCGGCATCCGCGTGAACGTCATGCCGGGCGCGCGCATCTTCAAGATCGTCACGACGAAGTTGATGCCCGTCATCGTCGAGCTGACGCCGACGAGAAAGATCGCGGCGCACCACATCGACGTGCCCGCGGCGCCTTGCAGCGAGATCGGCGGATACTCCATCCAGCCGGCCGTCGGCGCGCCCATCAGGAACGAGGCGAAGAGCATCAAACCCGAGACCGGGAAGATCCAGAAGCTCAACATGTTGAGCCACGGGAACGCGACGTCGCGCGCGCCGATCTGCACGGGGAAGACGAGGTTGCCGAAGCCGCCGGTCAGGATCGGAATGATGACGAGCCAGACCATCGCGCTGCCGTGAACGCTGTAGATCTCGTTATACGTTCCCGGCGCGACGAAGCCGCCGTTCGGGTTGAGGAGCTGCGTGCGGATCGCCTCCGCAAGCAGCCCCGAGAGCATCAAGAAGACGAAGCCGGTGACGAGATACTGGATGCCGATGATCTTGTGGTCGAGCGAAAAGACGTACCGCCGGACGAATCCCTGCGGCTCCGGATGAATGTGGTCGGCGATGCCGCCCGCGTGTACCGCTGCTACTGCCATATTGCTTTCGATCGTGTCATTTGAGTGCGCTCAAGAAGGCGACGAGATCTGCGATGTTCTGTGCGGAGAGCCCGTTCGCGCTCGCGTTCGGCATCGTGCCCATGCTGCCGCTGAATCCGCTCTCGAGGATTCCCGCGACGTTCTCCGCCGTCGCCGGTTTTCCGTCGACGAGATTGGGGTGCGACGGGTCTTTCAGGATGCCCGCGAGTCCGGGGCCGACGAGCGTCTGCGAGAACGGCGCGAGTTTGTGGCAGGCGGAGCACTTCTGCGTGAAGAGCGTGTGGCCGGCCGCGATGTTGCCGCCTTGGAGGGAGATCGCCTGACCGCCCGCGGCGGGGAGCGCGTTGCTCAGGTGCGCGTTCTTCGCTTGCCACGTCTTGTACCACGTGTCGAACGCGGGTTTACTCTCGATCACGAGCACCTGCTTGTCCATCTCGCTGTGGAGGACGCCGCAGAACTGCGTGCAGATGATCGGGAAGCGGCCGGTGAGCCGCGGCGTGAAGCGAATCGTCGTGACGAGGCCGGGAACGGTGTCGTTCTTCAGCCGCATCGCGGGAACCCAGAAGCCGTGGATCACGTCGGCCGAGGTGAGATTCAGCGTCACCGGCACGCCGACCGGCAGGTGCATCTCGTCGGTGACCTCGCCGTTGATCTGCGGATACCGGAACGAGAAGTAGAACTGGTGGCCGATCGCCTCGACGACGATGCCGTTCTCCGGCTCGAGCATGATCTCGTACCAGATCCGCACGCTGACGACCGAGAGGAGCACGACGAAGAGCGCCGGGATCACCGTCCACCAGAACTCGAGTTTGCTGTTGTCGTGGACCTGGACGCCGATCGCGTCGGGCGGATCGCTCGCCTTCGCGCGGTAGGCGATCGAGAAATAGATGAGGTAGCCGGCTACGAAGATGTAGAGCGCGCTGCCGGTCGCGGCCATGAATCGGAAGAGAAAGTCCACCTGGCGGGCGGTGACGATGGCCGCCGGCAGATACTTCTCGAGCGGGAACGTCGTCCAAAAGACGACTGCGGCAATCGCCAGGATGGCGAGGACCGCCGTGACGCCCCAAAATCCGCGGCCGAGCCCGACCGGCTGCGCTCTGTTCTCAACCAAAAGAAAGCTCTCTCCCCAAACTCACTATAAACGTAGAGTACCCGGCGCGCACCGACTAAACGGGCTGTTAAGAGCCTCTATCCGCGGCCCCTGCAAATTCTCGCACCAGCCAATCCACGTTCGTGATGGCGCTCCCCACCACGACCGCGTCGGCCCCGGCGTCGAGCGCGGCGCGTACGCCGGCGGGGCTGCGGACGCCGCCCTCGCAGAGGCAGAAGCTCTGCAGTTGCGCGAGTTCGCGCACGAGATCGAGGGCCGGCAGCGCTTGCCCGGCCGTCTCGGGCGTGTAGCCGCAGAGCGTCGACGCGATCGCGTCGGCGCCCGCGGCGACGGCGGCAGCCCCGTCGGCGACGGTCGCGCAGTCGGCGAGCGCGAGGCGGCCGGCCGCGTGAATCGCGGCGACGAGGCCGGCCACGGAGACGCCGCCCGGGCGCGGCCTCGGCGTCGCGTCGAACGCGACGATCTCGGCGCCGCACGCGGCGATCGCAGCGACCTCCTCGATCGTCGGCGTGATGTACGGCTCGAATCCGGGATACGCGCGCTTGACGAGCCCGACGATCGGCAGCGAGACGCGCTCGCGCACCGCGCGCAGATCCTCGACGCCCTCGATGCGAACGCCCACCGCGCCGCTCTCCTGCGCCGCGCGCGCCATCGCGGCGATCACGTGCGGATCGTCCATCGCCGAGCCTTTCCACGCCTGCACCGAGACGATCAGCCCGCCGCGCAGATCCTGCAGCGTCACGCGCGCAACTCCGCGATCTCGCGGCCGGCTTCGCGGTAGGCGAGCAGCAGCGCGCCCTGCGCCGGCTCGTAACGCGCCCGCACGATCTCCGCGCCCGGTACGGCAGCGGCGATTCCGGCGCTCACGCGATCGCGAAAACCCGCGTCGTCGAAGACGCCGCCGACGAGCGCGCAGCGCGGCGGCGCGCCCGCCGCGACGACGCGCGCCGCAAGCAGCGCGAGACGATCGGCGCCGCGGTACGCGAGTTCGCGGAACGCCGGAAAGCGCAGCGCTCCTTGTGCGAACGTGGCGAGCCGGGGGCGCGAGATCGCTCCTTTATAGAAGGCATGAACGAGCCGCCGCGGCGACTCGACGCGGAAGAAGTCGCACGCGGCTCGCTGCTCGATCGCCAACGACGCGTCGCCCTCGTCGTTCGCGCGCGCGATCGCGCGCAGCGCATCGCGAGCGATCGCGAAGGCGCTTCCCTCGTCGCCGAAGAGATAGCCCCAGCCGCCGAGCGTCCACGATTCTCCGGCGGCGTCGCGCCCGTAGACGACCGAACCCGTGCCGGCGATCACGATGACGCCCGGCGCGCCGCCGAGCGCGCCGGCGTGCGCGATCGGCGTGTCGTGGACGAGCAGCACCAGATCCGACGGCAGTTGCGGCGCGCGGCCGTAGACGCGGCCGTCGTAACCGCTGATGCCCGCGACGATTGCGTCGAAGCGCGTCTCCGCCGGAAGCTTTGCGCGTCTGCGCGCGTCGTCGAGCGCGCCGCGCAGCGCGTCGTGCAGCCGCGTCGACTCCTTCGTCACGCCGATCTCGTCGGCAGGCCCGGCTTCGCCGCAGGCGATCGCGCGGCCGTTCTCGTCGCCGATGACGGCGACGGTCGAGCTCTGGCCGCCGTCTATGCCGGCAAAAAACCTCACGAGCGCTCCTGCGACGACAGCGAGCGCGCGAAATCGCAGGCCGCCGCCTCGCGCTCGGCACGATCTCGGACGACGGCGATCTCGCCGATCGCCTCGCGATGGTGGTAGAGTTCGTGCCCGACCGCGAGCGCGACGAACTCGTCGCGCTCGCGCGCGCTCATCCGTTCGGCGACGCGCCGGTTGAGCCGAATCTCGGGAATCGCGGGATCGTACTCCGAGCGCAGCTCGGCCTCGCCCCACGCGCCGAGATCGGCGAAGCGCACGCCGACGCCGTAGGAACGCGCCCGCGCGATTGCGTCGCCGCTCATACGAGCACGCCGTCGGCGACGAGCTGCGCGCGCAACTCGGCGGTGTCGATGTCGCCGACGCGGACGCCGCTCGCGCAGGCGAGCGCGGCCGCGGTTCCCGCGGCCTGCCCGAGCGTCATCACCGTCGGCGTCAGGCGCGTGGAGGCGAGCGCCTCGTGCGTCGTCGAGATGCAGCGTCCCGCGACGAGCAACTGCTCGCGATTGACCGGCACGAGCGCGCGATAGGGAATCTCGTAACTCTCGCCCGGCGCAAGCCGCTCGGTCGTCGTGCCGCTGCCGGCGGGATTGTGGAGATCGATCGGATAGGCGCTGCGCGCCACGCCGTCGTCGAATCGGCGCGCGGCGAGCACGTCGTCGCGCGTGAGCGTATAGCGCCCGACGATCCGCCGCGATTCGCGGATGCCGATCTGCGTGCCGGTCGCCGCGATCCGCGCGTTCTCGAATCCGGGCACGCGCTGCCGGAAAAAATCGAGCAGCTGCATCGCCTGCAGCCGCGCCTCCACCTCCGCGCGCGTCAGATCGTCGGGGTCGAGCGGATCCACGTCCACGACGCGCGTCATGTTCACCGTCACCTCGTCGGGATACGGCGAGATGAAGAACGAGACGAGCTCGCGCGGCACGTCCACGGCGCCGTCTTTTTGCGCCTCTTGCCAGAGCGCGTAGAGACCGGCGACGGCGGTCAGCGACGCGGCCGTGCGCTCCTCGGCGGGCAGCGAGCTGCGCATCTCCTGCGGATGCGCGCGAACGTATTCGGCGAGTCGATCGAGGTTGACGTGGCTGAGGCGGAAGATCAGCGTCGCGGGCTGCACGCGCCCGCGGTCGTCGCCCTGCTGCGTCGGCACGCCGGCGGAGAAGGCGACGAGCGCGTCGGCGGTCGCGTCGATCGTCACGGTTGCGCTGCGCGAACGCTCGCCCCCGATCGTCGCGAACGTCGCGCCGGTCACGCTCTCGCCGTCGAGCCGCGTTTCGAGAAAGTACGCGTGAAGCAGCAGCGCCACGCCGGCCTCGTGCATCATCTCGAAGAGCAGCGCCTTGTGCACCTCGGGATCGAACGGCGTGATCGTCGGCACGTAATCCGAGGAGTCGCGGAGATGCCCCGGCGACGCGCCCTTGCGCATCAAACGCTCGACGATCTCCTGCGCGATGCCGCCGACGACGCGCTCGCGACCCGAGTGAAAGGTCATCCACGGACCGACCATCGCCGCGGTCGCCGTTCCGCCGAGAAAGCCGTAGCGCTCGACGAGCTGCGTGCGCGCGCCGCGACGCGCCGCGGCAATCGCCGCCGCACAACCTGCGTTGCCTCCGCCGACGACGAGCACGTCGAAATCGGGCATGGCAGGCCATTTCCGCGCCTTCCAAAATAACCCGCCAATGCAGACGCAGCTACCCGCCCAAGATCGAAACTGGGCGATGGCCGCGCATCTCAGCGCGCTCGTCGCCATTGCAGGGCTGCCCTTCGGTCACGTGCTCGGACCGTTGATCGTCTATCTGACGAAGGGACATGAGTCCGAGTTCGTCGCCGGGCACGCGCGCGCGTCGCTCAACTATCAGATCACGGTGACGATGGCGCTGATCGTCTTCGTCATCATCGCGATCGCGGCGACCGTCGCGTTTGCGATTCCGCTGGCCGCAACCAACGAATCGGATTCCTCGGGCGCCACCGCGGCCGGCCTTACCTTCGTAGGATTCTGGGTCGCCATCGGCGGCGCGGCGGTCGTCGTGCTGCTGCTCTCGCTCGTCTTCATCATTCGCGGCGCCTATGCCGCGAGCAACGGCGAGCCCTACGAGTATCCGTTCGCGATCCGCTTCTTCCACTGAGGCTCGAAAGGAGTAGCCGATGTTGATGCAACGTGTGAAACCGCTCGCGCGCATCCTGGCAGAGGGAAGCGACGAGGAGCGCGGCCTCAAGCGCTCGCTCGGACCGTGGGCGCTCACCGCGATGGGCATCGGCGCGATCATCGGCACCGGCATCTTCGTGCTCACCGGCGTCGCATCGGCGACGCGCGCGGGCCCGTCCATCACGATCTCGTTCGTCGTCGCCGGCATCGTCAGCGCGCTCGCCGCGCTCTGCTACGCCGAGGTCTCGAGCAAGATCCCGATCTCGGGCAGCGCCTACACCTACACGTACGCGACGCTCGGCGAGTTCCTCGCGTGGATCATCGGCTGGGATCTCATCCTGGAGTACGCGCTCGGCGCGGCGACCGTCAGCATCGGCTGGTCCGGCTACTTCGTCAACATCCTCCATCAAACGGGAATCGGTTGGCTCAACATTCCGCCGGAATGGACGAACGGACCGCACTGGGGGCTCACCGGTCAGGCCGGCATCTCCGGCTACGCGAACCTTCCGGCCGCAGGCATCATCCTCGTCATCACCGCGCTGCTCGCGCGCGGGACGCGCGAGTCGGGATCGGTCAACGCCGTCATCGTTTCGATCAAACTGCTCATCGTGCTCTTCTTCATCGCGATCGGCGTCGGCCACATCAACGGCGCGAACTACCACCTCCCGCCCGGCGGACCCGCCGGACTCGGCGGCTACTTCCCGTTCGGCTGGAGCGGCATGCTCGGCGGCGCCGCCTTCATCTTCTTCGCATACATCGGCTTCGACGCGGTCTCGACGACCGCCGAAGAGGCGCGCAATCCGGGCAAGGATCTGCCGTTCGGCATCATCATGAGCCTCGTGATCTGCACGGTGCTCTACATCATCGTCGTGGCGATCCTCAACGGCATGGTGCCGTTCTTCAAACTCAACGTCGCCTTCCCGGTCGCCTACGCGATGAACTACGTCGGCCTCAGTTGGGCCGGCGTCGTCATCTCGATCGGTGCGATCGCCGGCCTCACGACGGTGCTGCTCGTGATGATGTTCGGCCAGAGCCGCATCTTCTACGCGATGTCGCGCGACGGGCTCATTCCGGCGTCGTTCACGCGCATCCATCCGACGTGGCGCACGCCGATCTTCTCGACCGTGTTCTTCGGCATCTGCATCTCGATCATCTCGGCGCTGACGCCGATCAACATCGTCGGATCGCTGACGAACATGGGAACGCTTGCCGCATTCATCCTCGTCTCGATCGCGGTTCCAATCTTACGCACGCGCCATCCCGAGATGCGCGGCTCGTTCCAACTTCCGTTCGGGCCGTATCTCATTCCGGCGCTCTCCGCGGTGACCGCGCTCGGCCTGATCTACTACCTGAAGGTCGGCAACCCGGTCGCATGGGGCTTCTTCCCGATCGTCTGGCTCTGGTTCTTGATCTGGCTCGCCATCGGCCTCGTCTTCTACTTCGTCTACGGGCGTCGCAAGAGCACCGTCGCGCTCGAAGAGGCGGAACGCCTGGCCGTCGCGCAACCGCCGGTCAACTAAGCCGAGCGCGTAACGAGGAGCAGCGCGACCGGTTCGTCCGGCGCGCAGCCTTCGAGTTCTTCGCCGGCGAGCGCGGCGGCTTGCTCCGCGCTCGTCAATCCTTCGTAGGTCGCGATGCGTCCGCCGCGCACGAGATAGAGCGCGGGCAGCGCCCGTCCCACGTCGCCGAATCTCGTCGCCGCCTCGACGCGCTCGCGCGCGGCCCGGCCCGCGGCGCCGGCGTTGGTTCTTACGACGATCGCGTCGGTCAGCGCGAGGAGCGCGACGCCGCGCTCGTCGAGGATGCGCAGATCGCGAGCCTTCCGGTAGGCGCAGAGCGCGCTCGTCAACTCGATTCGCTCCAGTTCGCCGGGATCGCAGCGCAGCATCTGCGCCGCCGACGCGCGCCGCTCGCCCTCGTCGCACGGCGGAAGGCGCGATGCATCCACCAACGCGGTCGCTCCCGAGGCGGTCGCGCGGACGCGGTTGCGCTGCGCGTCGATCTCGACGTCCACCTCGACGCGATCGGGTGAGGCGCCGGCCGCGACGACGCGGTCGGCGGCCTCGCGGCGGATTCGCGCGATCTCTTCCGGCGTCGGCGCGACGACCGTCCGCTCGACGACGTCGCGCACGAGCGCGAGCGCGACGCCGACCGGCGCGATCACCTCGGCGTCGCGGGCGATGCGATACGGAAGGTTCATCGTCCGCGCGACGCTCGGAAGAAGCGCGCCCGCGCCGCCGCCGCCGCCGACGAGCGTGACCGCGCTTCGCTCCATCTCGTAATCGGCAACGATCCGCTCGATCGCGGCGCGCAACTTCGTGCCCGCGATCTCGAGGA from Candidatus Binatia bacterium includes:
- the ctaD gene encoding cytochrome c oxidase subunit I; this encodes MAVAAVHAGGIADHIHPEPQGFVRRYVFSLDHKIIGIQYLVTGFVFLMLSGLLAEAIRTQLLNPNGGFVAPGTYNEIYSVHGSAMVWLVIIPILTGGFGNLVFPVQIGARDVAFPWLNMLSFWIFPVSGLMLFASFLMGAPTAGWMEYPPISLQGAAGTSMWCAAIFLVGVSSTMTGINFVVTILKMRAPGMTFTRMPLFVWGQFATAPLLMIATTALAAALAALFIERQFGVPFFDPSKGGSPVMWQHMFWFYSHPAVYIMILPAFGIISEVLPTFSRKPIFGYKLIAFSSMAIALAGFMVWAHHMFTSGLAPFLQLPFMIITFVIGVPTGIKIFSWTATLWGGKIHFTTAMLFAIGFVGLFTLGGITGIFLAAIPFDLHVHGTYFIVAHLHYVLVGGSLMGIFAGMYYWFPKMSGRLLNETLGKLHFWLFFIGFNATFIPMHWLGILGMPREVATYDPQFAFWNRFESIASYLMTFAILIFFVNVLWSMRFGKRAGPNPWGARTLEWQVPSPPHYYNFKHIPTVYGLPYDFSQPLPYKGLEEELTDSPPPVAAGAH
- the coxB gene encoding cytochrome c oxidase subunit II; the encoded protein is MVENRAQPVGLGRGFWGVTAVLAILAIAAVVFWTTFPLEKYLPAAIVTARQVDFLFRFMAATGSALYIFVAGYLIYFSIAYRAKASDPPDAIGVQVHDNSKLEFWWTVIPALFVVLLSVVSVRIWYEIMLEPENGIVVEAIGHQFYFSFRYPQINGEVTDEMHLPVGVPVTLNLTSADVIHGFWVPAMRLKNDTVPGLVTTIRFTPRLTGRFPIICTQFCGVLHSEMDKQVLVIESKPAFDTWYKTWQAKNAHLSNALPAAGGQAISLQGGNIAAGHTLFTQKCSACHKLAPFSQTLVGPGLAGILKDPSHPNLVDGKPATAENVAGILESGFSGSMGTMPNASANGLSAQNIADLVAFLSALK
- a CDS encoding N-acetylmannosamine-6-phosphate 2-epimerase is translated as MTLQDLRGGLIVSVQAWKGSAMDDPHVIAAMARAAQESGAVGVRIEGVEDLRAVRERVSLPIVGLVKRAYPGFEPYITPTIEEVAAIAACGAEIVAFDATPRPRPGGVSVAGLVAAIHAAGRLALADCATVADGAAAVAAGADAIASTLCGYTPETAGQALPALDLVRELAQLQSFCLCEGGVRSPAGVRAALDAGADAVVVGSAITNVDWLVREFAGAADRGS
- a CDS encoding BadF/BadG/BcrA/BcrD ATPase family protein; translated protein: MRFFAGIDGGQSSTVAVIGDENGRAIACGEAGPADEIGVTKESTRLHDALRGALDDARRRAKLPAETRFDAIVAGISGYDGRVYGRAPQLPSDLVLLVHDTPIAHAGALGGAPGVIVIAGTGSVVYGRDAAGESWTLGGWGYLFGDEGSAFAIARDALRAIARANDEGDASLAIEQRAACDFFRVESPRRLVHAFYKGAISRPRLATFAQGALRFPAFRELAYRGADRLALLAARVVAAGAPPRCALVGGVFDDAGFRDRVSAGIAAAVPGAEIVRARYEPAQGALLLAYREAGREIAELRA
- a CDS encoding FAD-dependent oxidoreductase, giving the protein MPDFDVLVVGGGNAGCAAAIAAARRGARTQLVERYGFLGGTATAAMVGPWMTFHSGRERVVGGIAQEIVERLMRKGASPGHLRDSSDYVPTITPFDPEVHKALLFEMMHEAGVALLLHAYFLETRLDGESVTGATFATIGGERSRSATVTIDATADALVAFSAGVPTQQGDDRGRVQPATLIFRLSHVNLDRLAEYVRAHPQEMRSSLPAEERTAASLTAVAGLYALWQEAQKDGAVDVPRELVSFFISPYPDEVTVNMTRVVDVDPLDPDDLTRAEVEARLQAMQLLDFFRQRVPGFENARIAATGTQIGIRESRRIVGRYTLTRDDVLAARRFDDGVARSAYPIDLHNPAGSGTTTERLAPGESYEIPYRALVPVNREQLLVAGRCISTTHEALASTRLTPTVMTLGQAAGTAAALACASGVRVGDIDTAELRAQLVADGVLV
- a CDS encoding DUF4870 domain-containing protein translates to MQTQLPAQDRNWAMAAHLSALVAIAGLPFGHVLGPLIVYLTKGHESEFVAGHARASLNYQITVTMALIVFVIIAIAATVAFAIPLAATNESDSSGATAAGLTFVGFWVAIGGAAVVVLLLSLVFIIRGAYAASNGEPYEYPFAIRFFH
- a CDS encoding amino acid permease gives rise to the protein MLMQRVKPLARILAEGSDEERGLKRSLGPWALTAMGIGAIIGTGIFVLTGVASATRAGPSITISFVVAGIVSALAALCYAEVSSKIPISGSAYTYTYATLGEFLAWIIGWDLILEYALGAATVSIGWSGYFVNILHQTGIGWLNIPPEWTNGPHWGLTGQAGISGYANLPAAGIILVITALLARGTRESGSVNAVIVSIKLLIVLFFIAIGVGHINGANYHLPPGGPAGLGGYFPFGWSGMLGGAAFIFFAYIGFDAVSTTAEEARNPGKDLPFGIIMSLVICTVLYIIVVAILNGMVPFFKLNVAFPVAYAMNYVGLSWAGVVISIGAIAGLTTVLLVMMFGQSRIFYAMSRDGLIPASFTRIHPTWRTPIFSTVFFGICISIISALTPINIVGSLTNMGTLAAFILVSIAVPILRTRHPEMRGSFQLPFGPYLIPALSAVTALGLIYYLKVGNPVAWGFFPIVWLWFLIWLAIGLVFYFVYGRRKSTVALEEAERLAVAQPPVN